The Silene latifolia isolate original U9 population chromosome 4, ASM4854445v1, whole genome shotgun sequence region CCCGCTTCCCACATGCTCTTGTTCTCCTTGTGCGTGTGATTGGCTGATTCTCATGAACAACTGACGGGAAAAGAAGCGAGTTCGTGATTTCTTAATGAATCTTGATGATCGCTTTGCCAATACTCGATCCCAAATCCTTGGTATTTCTCCTCTTCCATCTTCATATTTAATTTATAATCGCCTTTTACAGGATGAAGGCATTCACAATATATCGTCTGCTAAAACTGATAACACACCCGACGCTATGGTATTTGCGGCTCGTGTCTCACATGGGCCACGACATTCCGGGGGGGGGGGGCAAACGTAATCCCAATGAACTCTCCAAGTACTAATGCATTGCCTGTAAGAAATCAGGCCACAGCTTAAGATTCTGCTATCAGGTTACCGGGAAATATCCCGAATGGTAGGGTGATCATCCCCGTCCTCGCATCTATATTTACCCAAATGCAACAGACCTTAGTTCAGCCGTGTTTGTCCCGGATCCTCGGAATAAGGGGCAGGACGAACGCTCTCATAATCAGACTCCTAGACCTCTTCCTAAGGTAAACATCGCATCTGGACAACCTTCACCCGCCATGGCTGGTCCGTCTGGTACGTCCTCTACTCGTCCTCTTCTTGCTCTCTTTGACAAGCTTGAACTCAACAATTTAACACCTCAAGAATTAGAGGAGTTAGGAAGCATTTTGCAGGCTTGTAAAGCCGACCCTGCCACTGATCGCCTCAACGGTAATGTCTCTAATTTAACTTGGATTATTGATGGAGGCATCCCATCATATGTCGGGATGCCTCTCGCATTTTTCAAATCTTAAAACTATTACTCCGTTATCTGTTGGTTTACCCAATAGAGATCTTACCATCGCAACTCAAAGCGGAGATATACAATTATTATCGTCTCGTCTTGTTTTACGAGACGTCTTATACGCTGCCAATTTACATTGTAATCTTCTATCCGTTTCTAGTTTATTAATGGATACAACTCTAACTATTCAATTTTCCCATAATTTATGTCTTATTTAGGACCGTACCTCGAAGACAGTGATTGGTGCGGGTGAACAATGCGAGGGGCTCTACCATTCGAAAGGTGTCAGACACGCTAAAATTCACACCTATTTAGCTGGGACGGGCAACTCTTTTGAGCTTTGGCACCGAAGGTTGGGGTACCCCTCCTCGAATATCTCTTGTTTTTTTACCATTTCTTAATAAAGCTTCTAAAACTTGTGCTCATTTTCATAGCAAAACTTGTGATATCTGTTTACGCGCTAAACAAACTCGTGCGCTGTTTTCTTTAAGCTCGAATCGAGTCACTGCTTTTTTTGATCTTATACATTGTGATCTCTGGGGGCCATATTCCGAGAATGCCTCTTGCACTTCCAAATTTTTCCTTACAATAGTCGATGATTTTTCCCGTTCCACATGGGTTTATCTTTTACGTAACAAAAGCGATACAAAACAAACATTGTTAAATTTTTTTAATATGATAGAAAGACAATttgaaaagaaaattaaaattttacGTACGGATAATGGGACCAAATTTCGTCCTCTTATTTCGTTTTTTAAGGAAAATGGCATTTTATTTCAAACTTCGATGGTTGACACTCCCCAACAAAACGGGCGAGTCGAACGCAAACATCGACACATTTTAAATGTCGCGCGAGCCCTTCTTTTTCAAGCAAGCTTACCACTCTATTTTTGGGGCGAGTGTGTCTTAAGTGCCGTTTACCTAATAAATCGCACACCGTCAACTATCTTAAATGGAAAAACTCCATATGAAACACTTTCTCTAAACCTCCTCCTTTCGAAAATATAAGGATTTTTGGGTGCCTCGCTTACGCTAAAACTCTAAATCGCTCTCGCGATAAATTTGCGTCACGAAGTCGTAAATGTGTTTTTATTGGTTACCCATTTGGAAAGAAAGGATGGAAACTTTATGATTTGGATACCGGTAATTTCTTCGAGTCTAGGGACATTTCATCGAAACTGAATTTCCGTATCAAAATCTTCAATCTCAATGAATTAGACAACGACCCTAAATCGTTCTGTTTTGATACCTTATCCCCTATTTCCAACCCATTAATTGTTCAAACGACTTCTCCATCTCCCAATTCGTCCTCACCGTCGACCACCGCTTCCGCAACCGAGCCCCACACCACGGCCACCCCATCTCCTTCGACACAATCTGACCACACCCAACCCGCGGACACTTCCCCTACTTCTTCCAACTCGCCATCACCACCACCAAAGTCTACTTCCATGGGCGGTGGGCATCGAACCAAAATACCCAACTCCAATTTAAAGAACTTTGTATTACCTAAACCTCGCCCCTCGGTTAATTTACTCACAGCTCAATCCACGTCTTCAGGTACCGTCTACCCAATTTCTCATTATTTGAATTATCCAAAATTCTCCTAACCATCAAGTTTTTTTATCGGCCGTGACCAAACACCACGAGCCCAGTTTTTTTAAAGAAGCCGTGCAGGTACCAGAATAGCGTGAGGCTATGAAACGCGAAATTGAGGCTCTCGAAAAGAACCACACTTGGACTCTCGAAACTCTACCACCGAACAAAAAGGCCATCGGATCAAAATGGGTTTACAAAATTAAATACAATGCCGACAGGTCTATTGAACGGTATAAAGCTCGTTTGGTGGTTATGGGTAATGGACAAATTGAGGAAGGCGATTACAATGAAACTTTCGCTCCTACTATCAAAATGGTCACTGTCCGTACGTTGTTCGCAATTGTTGCCGCCAAGTGTTGGGTTATTCACCAAATGGACGTTAATAACGCCTTTCTCCATAGCGACTTACATGAGGAAGTTAATATGAAACCCCCACCCGGTTTACATCTGTCTAACGAGGGCAAAGTATGTCGTTTATGCAAGTCTCTCTATGGGCTAAAGCAAGCCCCTCGATGTTGGTATGCCAAGTTAGCTTCGGCTCTTCTCAAATACGGTTTCCGACAATGTCCGTTCGATTATTCATTATTTTCAATCTCTAAAGCGGGACCGAAATACATGTCCTCGTCTACGTAGATGAGTTAGTCATTTGCGGGGATGATCCGAAGTTTATTGCACAATTTAAGGAATATTTAAGCAACTGTTTTTTTATGAAGGATCTCGGCCGACTGAAGTACTTTCTCGGACTCGAAATTGCTCATCATTCTTCTGGCATCTTTATTTCACAAAGCAAGTACGCTCTCGACATTTTAACAGAAACCGGTCTCCTTGATACCAAACTGGCAACAATTCCCATGGAACAAAATCATCGCCTCGCCCTTTCTAAAGCCGAATTGATGCCTGACCCGCAGCCATACCGCCGAATTGTGGGTGTCTCGTATATCTAACAATTACTCGACCCGAGTTAACTTATTCGGTACACACCCTTGCCCAGTTTATGCATGCTCCGACGATAGAACACCGGAATGTCGCCCTAACAGTTGTTCGGTATTTAAAGAATTCTCCGGGTCAAGGGATTCTTCTTGGGTCTGACAGTGACTTAAGACTCTAACGCCTATTGTGACTCGGACTACGCTACTTGTCCCAATAGCCATCAATCACTTTCCGCATACCTCGTCTTCTTGGGCTCTTCACCGATATCTTGGAAAACCAAGAAACAAGCTACGGTATTCCACGAACGTGGTTAAAAGGTTTACTGCAAACTCTCGGAATACATCACAAACAACCCATTCAACTTCAATATGACAATAAGTCGGCTCTCCACATTGCCAAAAATCCGGTATTCCACGAACGTACGAAGCACATTAAAGTCGATTGTCATTTTATCCGCGATGAAATTCTAAAAGGAGTTATCGCTCTAAGCTACGTACACACAAAAGCTCAACTCGCGGACATTTTCACCATGGTTGTCGGACGCGCTTCATTTGATGATTTACTCTCCAAGCTGGGTGTCTCAACCCTCCACACTCCAGCTTGCGTATTTTGCAAATATTTAGCTTCCGTAAATACGTTATCTCTTCGGTATATATAGTGTTGATCAGTGTAATTACAAACACAATTTTGGATGAATATAATTCTATTATGAAACCAATCTCATTATCTTATTCAATCTTATTATTCTACCAATTCTAATACTAATCTATTGGTTTTTGTTTTAAAGAAAACGAATTCGGTTTAAAAACGGCTAACCGGTTTCTAATTTACACACCCGAGACCAACCGGGTTTACCACTAGGAAACCAGCTTGGGTAGCCGATACGATTTTAACTGAATATCCGGGTTTTTAAAAGCAATTTTCGGTTCGGTTTTAATTTGTGAAATCAGATTATGTTTTTTGCTCACTACTATACATATATGTAAAAGACATTCTTACGCAAGCATATTGTAAATTAATTTAGTTTTGTAACTACATTTTGAGTAATGGATCGTTATTTTTGTATGCTTTTTTACATACTAGGTAATATTTTTATGAGCCAGGTTACAAGAGAATGAGTAGCCGATTTATGACATCTTTGGAGGCAAATAGGAATCGACTACAAGTTTACAATCGTACTAACACAGATTTTTGTGTAAAATCGATGGTGGTTATTACACCTTTAACATTGATGCTTTTTTACTTTGTCACTTGTTTAATGTGACATGGTGATTGGTGATCCTTCCTTCACGGGTTTCATCTCATTATTCTACCCTGATTTGATAATACAGTAATTTATTGTAAGATTGTTTTATGGACTTTCACAAATTATCGTCTAAAATGACTTTCAATTCAAGTTTCATATAAGGTCACTCTAAAATCTAAAGTGCACAATAGCGCTCTTTAATAAGAACCATTATTATAAATGAGTCGGTAGTGGCATATTTGGCAAGATGGCTTCAGCAAATAAAGTACGGAAATTAAGTAGTAGAGAAGGGTGAAGTAGAGGAAGTAAACAAAGTAGAGATGGTGAGTGAAATAGACAACCACATCCACAAGTAACAACGCCACATTCAACAACACAACAAGGGACTAAAGTTTCTCTCCAACTCCCCTTTTTCTTATGCccaattcatcttcttcatgtcCCTACTACACTTAATTTGGTTTATTCAAGTGCAACAAGCCAACCACCCTCTCTAATACTCTTCTCGGTTACCGACgttttaacattttttttccATATAACTATCGAAGATTACATTACCTATGAATTTCATGATATAGAAACGATAAAGCGAGATTTTAAATAAACTTGTCAAGAGTTAAAAATTATCTACGGAGTACTTAttattaaaaatgaaagaaaCTAACTAAATTAAACACGATGtatttataaatttgtttttAGTACTTGTATAAAGGACAATAATGATATATAGAGCGTCATCAGGTGATGATCGTCAAAGACCATACTCTCGAATCACATGACTCATAACTCATAAGGTCATATAATATCTTTGAACCCTACATATCATATGTGTCGGGATGGTAGCAAAGATTTTCTGTAGCTCCATAACATATATTTATACCATGTCTTCATGATCTATCTAACATTATATTACTCCATAATTACTACACCTAATTCCCTTTTCCCTCTTATACTCTATATATTCATTTGAATGATATCCTCCACAACCAAAAATGCCCTTCATAACACTTGTTCACCTTTGCATATCTCAACTTTGCTATCTTTTACATAAAGAGTAGCTCCACTGGTAACAGCTCGCTTATTGTGAGGTGAGGGGTTCGATTCTTACAGGTGACATAGTGCGTTCATTTGAACCAAAaacataaagattactaatgttaaAAGGCAGAAATAAATAGATTAAAAACATAATAATGGAGGATATTAAAGAGGATATATTGTTGTCATTCTCGTTATCATCATCTTCGTTatattcatcttcttcctcttctgACCATGAGATCGACAGTGGCACATCCTTGTTGTCGCCACCACTCTTAGATGAAGACGGAGAGGATGATCATCGGCTGAGATTCGTTGATGAAGAAGATGGTAGCATTTTTTTGGACGAAGTTGAACAACGATTCAATCAAGTTGCTGTTTGGGATGATCATGAGGCTCTTCCTACAGTTGATGCCTCACATTTTGGTTATTGCATTGGTAAGTCTTTTGTAAGACGGTTATACAAGAGATAAACGTTATTCAATTTTACGGTTTACTTGTTAGTTGGTTGTTTTAGTACGTTGCATGTTGGAGACTGAAGTTAATTTTCCAACACGATTGATCTTAATTTGTCCCCTGTTTTGTAACAGGAATGCAACAAAATTCAGAATTTGCTGATGAACTTCTTCAAGCATTAAGAGGAAGAACAAATCTTAACATGAGGATCAATAAAAGAGAGCTATACAATTACTGTCGTCGATTAACTAATCCGTCATATGATCTTACTACAAGAATCTTCTTCAACATGTAATTATATTTCATCCAAATAAATCGTGCAAATTActcttttaattaattataatcATGCAACGTACTCAAAATTAAACCTTCCGCCTTACCGCCTATGAGGAGATAAACGTTAGATATACGCAGTTTTATCCCGACTCAGAACAAATGGAATAACTAATGCTTTTTCCGCTGTTTCTCAGGTGTGATAGAGATATGGATGGAAGGATTACCAAAAACGATTTAGAAAAGGTTACGGTTGTTAATAATTATTTATAAATAACAAATGGACATGAAAAAGAAGGCGAATTGACCatgttattattgtatatatagaTGATATTGTTAAGTGCTTCAACAAATTCATTGAGCATGCAAGGAGAAGACGCTGAACGGTTTGCTTCTCTAATCTTGCAAGAAGTCGATACTCAAGAAAAGGGATACATCGAGGTATGTCGTAATTAACTCCTTAAACCTTCTAATTGACGCTCTTTAGCTTAAGTCCCTCTGCCCTGCGCAGAACACTCACATTTATCTATCATACTTGTGCAGTTTCATCAACTAAAGAGGCTCTTCAAAACCGTCTTAACAAAAGGCGACACTTCCACAGAAAACGAGCTAGCAAAGTCTCGATATCAAGAGCATCAAGAAGCCACAACGACCATGTCAATGGTAGAGATCATATTCAGAACTTATTGGCGTCGAGCGTGGATTGTGACCCTTTGGCTGACGCTTTGCATAGGACTCTTTACATGGAAATTCATACAATATAAGCATAGAGCTGCTTTTCAAATTATGGGATACTGTCTTAGCGCGGCGAAGGGCGCCGCCGAGACCCTTAAGCTCAACATGGCTCTTATACTGCTTCCAGTATCTAGGAACTTGCTTACTTGGCTTAGGAGGAGCCCTTGGGTTAGCTCTATTGTTCCTTTCAATGATAATATCAATTTTCACAAGGTAATTAATTAATCTCTTACATCCATTTGTTGTTTCCTCTTAAATAATGTAACACTATGGTTTTGCAATAcgaatggaataaatcaaaacgACTCAATTAAGTTCCGGCCGTGTCTTTTGGAATGAACAAGTTAGCATCTAAACTGTGATCATTACTAGACATTTTTCATCAAAATTACTTTTCAAACAATATGATCCTCACAAATTCTTGTGTAAGACAGTCTTACATATATACGTATGTTGTACAACTGATCCTTCTGATAACTACTCCCTACGAATATAAAAGCTAAACAAATGACTGAGGCAGAGGGAGTACTTTATAAGATCCATGGGTCATTTCTAGGTAGTTGAGTTCCGTTTCACACACTAACATAAACCCGCTTTACAGAAGCTAATTGTATGTATACACATCACAAACATAGAAGAATCGACGAAAACTAGCAAACTCTGAACACTTAGAATCTTGTCTTAATGTAGCTAATTGCAGGAGGGATAGTCATAGGGGTGATCTTACATGGAGGGACTCACTTGGCTTGTGACTTGCCAAGAATATCAGCAAGTAATTCCTTTATTTTCCAAAGAACCTTTGGAAATAGATTTGGCAACCAACAACCCTCGTATCTACAAGTATTATGCACAACTGAGGTCGCAACCGGGATTGCCATGGTCATTTTAATGGCAATTGCCTTTTCTTTAGCCACCAAAATGCCTCGACGTCGGTCACCGTCATTACCCAGCCCAATTCGTCGGGTTACCGGGTATAATACATTTTGGTACTCACATCATCTTCTCATCATAGTCTATATTTTGCTCATCATCCACTCCATGTTCCTCTTCCTTGCCAACAACTTCGTTGAGAAAACGGTATGCCCACCGGCCACCACCAACTTTCTACCTTTCCATTTCTTAAATTTAATTGTATACATTTTTCAAAATCCCTCTCGATATTTTGAAAACTTATACAATCAAATGGAACGGAGAAGGTATTCCCATACTTCTTTGTACATGAAATATTAATATCTTCAATGTTCTTGTCTAGACATGGATGTACCTAGCAGTTCCGGTTCTAATATATGCAGGGGAGCGAATATATCGTAGTATAAGATCAGAAACTTACGAAGTCGACATTCTTGAGGTAAATAAAGTAAATACACCCAAGAAATGCTTATGTACAAATTACCAATGGAAATTAGTAATAGTAATCATGTTTCCAATGTCATGTTTGCAGGCAAACATGTACCCAGGAAAAGTTTTACATCTCAAACTGTCCAAACCAACTGGTTTTTCATACAAAAGTGGCATGTATATATACATCAAGTGCCCCCATATTTCTCCTTTTGAATGGTATGTAATCAACGCGATACAAATGTATTTGATTTGTTCATTGGATGGTTATGAGTCTCGGTACCACCCTCTCACATACAACATATAGGATCCATTAAAATGATGGATCTTACATAAAGCATGTGAGAGGGTGGTACTGGTCCTTTTACGACACTAGTGTAATATCGTTTGTTGTATGCTTTTTACATGTATTCTAGGCACCCATTTTCTTTGACATCGGGACCAAATGATAGTTATCTAAGCATCCATATTCGGACCCTTGGAGATTGGAGCTATCATATTCATAATCTCTTTCAAGAGGTAATTTAATCGGAAATTTAAGCTCCGTCAAAACCCAGCAAACTTCCAAGTTTCAACACCATATGATTAATTTCACAAAAAAATTAGCAGGCAGTGATCTCAAAACCATTTAATTACCCGAAAGTATATATTGACGGGCCATATGGAGCAGCGTCTCAGGATCATATCAAATACGAGGTGGTCGTGATGATTGGCCTTGGCATAGGAGCAACACCTTTCATTAGTGTCCTCAAGGACATAGGAGATAGGCTTCAAAAACAACCTCCTAATCAAGTAAGTACTCAGCTACAATTAATTGACCTTTTTATATTAAGATTTAACTATATATTTATTCTGGAAATGTTTATACAGATGAACGATTTAGAGTTTGGTGACGCGAGAGGACCGTTGAAGGCCTATTTTTATTGGGTTACAAGGGAACATGGCTCCTTAGACTGGTTCAGGGACTCCATGAAGGAAATCATTGAAGCAAGCCAAACACAGGTGATCTATAAGTTGTCTTTAATTGAAAATGATTTCGCCATTAGATGATACCGAGTTTTAATCAGTTACTACCATTTCGCATGCCTTTCACATTTGACAAATGAATCGTGCCACAGGGGTGAACACTTGACGCTTTGAATTCTCTCATTTATCGGGCTAACTCAAGCCCTCGCCCAAAATTTTGGAAAATACATTGTCCAACTCATTTTGTTAACGGGCCGGACAGGGCAGGTCTAACGGGTCATCCCGTCCATAAACAACTCTAGTCCTAGATAGGCACATTTTATGCCAAATCCATCATGCACTTCAAATATCATCATCTTAACCGAAAGTTTTTTTTATACAACTGTGTGTTTACAGAGAGTGATAGAGATGCACAACTTTTTGACTAGTGTGAACCCACTTGGGGATGCACGATCGATATTACTAAGCACAACTCAATCGTTGCATTTTGCCAAAACCGGCCTTGACATATTCTCTCGAACACAGGTGAAATTTTTACTGAAGTTAATCCGGTTCTCCCACTTCTCCTCCATCTTAATCATtttatttacatttgattaaaataaacCTCACAAGGAAACAAATGGCTAAAATAGGTGAAAAATTTGTGTCCTCTGGAAAAACCGTCGTCCTTATACCTAAAGGCAATCCACCAAATGGAATAATATAAGGACTTAGGTGTAAGGAGTACAATCCTGGCAGAAGACACACAAATTTTTCAAAGAGGGGGTATAAGACACAGAAATTCTATTTTATCAATAGCAACTTCCCGAGACTTGAGAAAATTTGATATGAATGTTTAAAATGCAACTTAATCTCCGAACTGTATCAAACTAGGTACGTACACACTTCTCTCGACCACATTGGTTGAAGATATTCACAAGTTTGGCTCAAAGCCATGAAGGATCGAGTATTGGTAAGACATTACTTGATTATACAAcccttttaattttaatttttattagaaaaATAGCGTAATTATTTAAGGGTTATACTCCATGTTTGTAGGCGTATTCTATTGTGGCTCATCGAACCTAGCGAAGGAGTTGGAGGCATTGTGCACCAAATTATCGACCAAGACCACAACCAGATTTGTGTTCCACAAGGAAAACTACTAGACTCATTTTTTTGATTTGGTGACCCAGTAAACACTCTAACCAAAATAATTTTTTATACTCCATGTTGGCAACAAAAGCACAGCTGAACAAGGCATTTGCACTTGccgtaattcttttttttttttgggattttcTCATCTGTACCCCTCAACTATTTCATTTTCTCACTTGTACCCCCCtttttttgaaagaaaaaaaagctTTGAGTAGTCTTTGACCGAATATAATTCTTGGATACGATTTCATGTATAGTATGGAAATATGAACACCATTCTTAATTTTCAGTCACTGGTAGGATTAAACAAGGCATGCTTGGTAAAGTGTCCCAAATCAATTGTCCCCGGCTTCTTTGCTACCACTAGGAAGAAAGATTCAATAGAAAAACTCcgcagaaaaaaaagaaaaagtcaaATGATATTACAAAAATGGGGTGCAGCAGTTGCAGCTAATTTGCATAATAATCCATCTCAAAATCAGAGAAGACTTCTagcattcaaaaaaaaaaaaaaaaaagactttcCTCATGTTCCACAGGAAAGCTGGTTTTGAATTTATTTCAAAAATCCGGGCAGCAAAAAGGCCGGAAAAAGTCCATAACATCATACTTATTTCGTCAACATCAAAGATAGCACACTAACCAAGGAGTTCTTGTCTAGGTCTCCAAGGCAGAAGCTCCAGAAATAATCTCAGTAAGTTCAGTCGTGATGGATGCTTGTCGAGTTCTGTCGCCATTAAAATGATATAATCAATCACTTGAGTACATTAGGAACATCATTTAAGTACAACAAAGAGCAGGCTGATAGATTACAGAAAGTAAGATGAAACAAAAATAGTAACACAACCCGCCTTAGACTAATGTTATCTTTTTGTAAAACGGTTTCAAGAGACTTGCTAAAAATGAATAGAGCACTCTAATTTTCATATGCAAGGGGGAGAATAGAACCTGTTATAGGTAAGTGTGAGACGGTCAAGCATTTCCCCAGCGTTTCTGCTAGAGCTGTCCATAGCAGACATTCTTGCACCTTGCTCACTGCAGGCATTCTCTAAGACTGCATTGAACATCACCTGAGACATATTGATGAAGTCTGAGCACAAGAAAGAAAAGAAGCCAGACAGAATTCAAATGAATTGTACAAATCCCATAAAAAACATGGACGATTAACAAGAGCTTTGCAGAACAATTGATAAAGATGACCAAAGGCCACTACTTGGAAGAGTCTTTGGCCCAACTAAAATAATAATCCAGAACACCAACACTCGTCATGGTATCAAAATAAACTGAAAATAAATATACTTACACAAGAAAATTGGAATTCAGTAAGATTCTGGAGAATCTCTGATTTTGATTCCCCACCTTCAATCTCATAAGAATCAAGATCTCCCAGCTTACCACCAGCCTCGGACTCCCTCTCCACAATCTATACAAAAACAAAAGCTTAAGTAGTCAACTAGAAAATGAAGGATTAGCAACTTCTCTGCCTGCTGAGAACAGTACCTCTGGGGATAAGACAGTGGACACTGTCGGCAAAAAAGACACCACCGAAGAGAACTTGTTGTAAACAATCCTCAATGCATCAAACTGCACGTTCTTCAAGATATCATCCGCAATTGCAGACACCTGCAGAACTTTTTTTCAAGAATGTTAGCTACCCAAAACACAACATTTTACTACCTCCCATCAACACGAAAGGTAACACTTGCTTTTGGGTGGTCTTCGAGTCGGTACTTTGACCGtatttttcttcatttatatgagacttttttttcaaaaaatatttttttacgaAAGATTTTTTCATAACAAATTTATATATACAAGTTTCGTCTTTCAAAGTCCCATATCTTTAACGATATTCATGgtcaaagtttttgaaatttgactcccaaaaagtgaatgttacctttggtgaggatgggagggagtataaaaaaAAGCTTTGATGGACGCATGTGTTGAAAAAAGCCCTAATTTATCTTTATAGACATAACTTGGTAAATTCAATATTGAGACATCTTGCAACACTCAATAAACTGTCCTGGTAACACCAGTTACAAGCTTAGTAGTAGCAGACGGCCGAACACAAACATCAATGCGAATCAAATCAAAGGCCAAAAAATATTAAATAGAAACAGCTAAACATTTGACATATAAGCCAATGTTCAATAGCATAAAAGGGCAGCCCGGTGCACAATGGCGTCCCCGCTAGGCAAGGGCCCAGGGAAGGGTCCCACCACAAGAGTGTAATAGGGGCAAGCCTTaccttgccattttggcaagaggctgctccaaggacttgaacccgtgacctcacAGTCACAAAGCAACACCTTAACCGGTGCGCCAAGGCTCCCCTTCCCAATGCTCAATAGCAAATGAAGTAAATTTATCATTATCTACGAGGCACTTCAGACGTCTTCAGTTGAGACTTGAGAGCAACCCACCCATTTCTCAATTCAAATGGAGCCAAAAAATACATATTATTCTTTTGGCACTAggataccaaaaaaaaaaaaacaaaaaaaaaacaaaaaaactcaTAAAAGCCTCTTCCTTTCCGCTTCACGGAAAATAGCACACGGCCACGTGGACACCACCACTAATcctctactccctccattcaactccactttgcaactttgGTTTTTACACGGATATTAAGGAGCGAATTAAAAAAAGTATTAAAAGTACATggggaaagagaaagaagaggttaaaaatattaaaaaaacataaaggtggggttttatggtGGGTTAGTGTGGGGTATGGGtggcattttttgtaaataaagattttcaataaggatagaattgtcatttttttagccaaataaggaaacctgtaaagtggagttgaatggacggaaatggaatacatgtaaagtggagttgaatggagggagtattattgaAAGGAGGGGCCTGGGGTTCTAGGATCTAGACTATGGGGGTTCATAAGTTCAATAATCAGGAGACATTAATTTAGTAGCAAGATCTATGACACCGGTAACGAAGTTa contains the following coding sequences:
- the LOC141653258 gene encoding respiratory burst oxidase homolog protein A-like, producing the protein MEDIKEDILLSFSLSSSSLYSSSSSSDHEIDSGTSLLSPPLLDEDGEDDHRLRFVDEEDGSIFLDEVEQRFNQVAVWDDHEALPTVDASHFGYCIGMQQNSEFADELLQALRGRTNLNMRINKRELYNYCRRLTNPSYDLTTRIFFNMCDRDMDGRITKNDLEKMILLSASTNSLSMQGEDAERFASLILQEVDTQEKGYIEFHQLKRLFKTVLTKGDTSTENELAKSRYQEHQEATTTMSMVEIIFRTYWRRAWIVTLWLTLCIGLFTWKFIQYKHRAAFQIMGYCLSAAKGAAETLKLNMALILLPVSRNLLTWLRRSPWVSSIVPFNDNINFHKLIAGGIVIGVILHGGTHLACDLPRISASNSFIFQRTFGNRFGNQQPSYLQVLCTTEVATGIAMVILMAIAFSLATKMPRRRSPSLPSPIRRVTGYNTFWYSHHLLIIVYILLIIHSMFLFLANNFVEKTTWMYLAVPVLIYAGERIYRSIRSETYEVDILEANMYPGKVLHLKLSKPTGFSYKSGMYIYIKCPHISPFEWHPFSLTSGPNDSYLSIHIRTLGDWSYHIHNLFQEAVISKPFNYPKVYIDGPYGAASQDHIKYEVVVMIGLGIGATPFISVLKDIGDRLQKQPPNQMNDLEFGDARGPLKAYFYWVTREHGSLDWFRDSMKEIIEASQTQRVIEMHNFLTSVNPLGDARSILLSTTQSLHFAKTGLDIFSRTQVRTHFSRPHWLKIFTSLAQSHEGSSIGVFYCGSSNLAKELEALCTKLSTKTTTRFVFHKENY